In Stegostoma tigrinum isolate sSteTig4 unplaced genomic scaffold, sSteTig4.hap1 scaffold_338, whole genome shotgun sequence, a genomic segment contains:
- the LOC132208261 gene encoding uncharacterized protein LOC132208261: MMTVNLRDVPEPTFAVSAPSLDSLPVPSFAASEQFPHPTTQEDERNGKEGDIALLPDVAQRRRFHWKDNICIVSPGLKQPIGIAVLRGDVSGFRHVDTGAPPPPIVPLLLPRFPGQPAGGSNQSEKLLGICPSPSLRRQLLNQKLNMVFRRGDFAVYKLKPNVTQDLRELPNVSQPEYNRILDMEGESTVPSGEKLVLFLGKASINHLAYQNVTHS; encoded by the exons atgatgacagtaaatttaagagacgtaccagaaccaacatttgcagtgtcggcaccctccctggattcactccctgtcccttcctttgctgcaagtgaacagtttccccACCCTACCACTCAGGAAGAcgaaagaaatggaaaggaaggagacattgctttgctcccagatgttgcacagaggaggaggtttcactggaaagacaacatctgcattgtgagcccaggactgaagcagccaataggaattgctgtgctccgtggtgatgtctcaggtttcaggcacgtggacacgggagccccgcccccacctattgttcccctcctgctgccaAGGTTTCCGGGGCAACCAGCGGGCGGCTCGAATCAGAGCGAGAAGCTGCTCgggatctgcccctccccctccctccggcggcaattgctgaatcagaag ctgaacatggttttcagaagaggagattttgcagtttacaaactgaaaccaaacgtcactcaggatctgagagagttaccaaacgtatcacaacctgaatacaacagaatattggacatggaaggagaaagcactgttcccagtggggagaaactggttctgtttttgggtaaggcttcaatcaatcatctggcttatcagaatgtaacacactcataa